A genomic window from Qipengyuania oceanensis includes:
- the sucC gene encoding ADP-forming succinate--CoA ligase subunit beta produces the protein MNIHEYQAKELLAKYGIGIPAGHAAMSVEEAVEAAGKLPGPLYVVKAQIHAGGRGKGKFKELAPDAKGGVRLAKTLDDVRADATDMLGNTLVTVQTGDDGKQVNRLYVTDGVDIESEYYLSMLVDRASGQVAMIVSTEGGMDIEEVAHSTPEKITTITIDPAQGFMPHHGRAMAFALKLSGDLNKQAQKLAKQLYTAFMDLDCEMLEINPLVETKDGKLLVLDTKMSFDGNALYRHPDVEALRDETEEDPAEVEASEYDLAYIKLDGNIGCMVNGAGLAMATMDIIKLNGAFPANFLDVGGGATTEKVTAAFKIILKDPAVEGILVNIFGGIMKCDVIANGIVQAAKDVNLSVPLVVRLEGTNVDAGKEILENSGLPIVSANDLGDAARKIVAEVKKAA, from the coding sequence ATGAACATCCACGAATACCAGGCCAAGGAACTGCTCGCAAAATACGGTATCGGCATTCCCGCTGGCCACGCCGCCATGAGCGTCGAGGAAGCCGTCGAGGCCGCCGGCAAGCTGCCTGGCCCGCTCTATGTCGTGAAGGCCCAGATCCATGCAGGCGGTCGCGGGAAGGGCAAGTTCAAGGAACTGGCACCCGATGCGAAGGGCGGCGTTCGCCTCGCCAAGACGCTCGACGATGTGCGCGCCGATGCCACCGACATGCTCGGCAACACGCTCGTCACCGTGCAGACCGGCGATGACGGCAAGCAGGTCAATCGCCTCTACGTGACCGATGGCGTCGATATCGAGAGCGAATACTACCTTTCGATGCTGGTCGACCGGGCGAGCGGGCAGGTCGCGATGATCGTATCGACCGAAGGCGGCATGGACATCGAGGAAGTGGCGCATTCCACGCCCGAGAAGATCACCACCATCACCATCGATCCGGCACAGGGCTTCATGCCGCACCACGGCCGCGCGATGGCCTTCGCGCTCAAGCTCTCGGGCGATCTCAACAAGCAGGCGCAGAAGCTCGCCAAGCAACTCTACACCGCCTTCATGGACCTCGATTGCGAAATGCTCGAGATCAATCCGCTGGTCGAGACGAAGGACGGCAAGCTGCTGGTGCTCGACACCAAGATGAGCTTCGACGGTAACGCGCTCTATCGCCATCCCGACGTCGAGGCGCTGCGCGACGAGACCGAGGAAGACCCGGCCGAAGTGGAAGCGAGCGAATACGACCTCGCCTACATCAAGCTCGACGGCAACATCGGCTGCATGGTCAACGGTGCAGGCCTCGCCATGGCGACGATGGACATCATCAAGCTGAACGGCGCTTTCCCGGCCAACTTCCTGGACGTGGGCGGCGGCGCGACGACCGAGAAGGTCACCGCGGCATTCAAGATCATCCTCAAGGACCCGGCGGTCGAGGGAATCCTCGTCAATATCTTCGGCGGGATCATGAAGTGCGACGTCATCGCCAACGGCATCGTGCAGGCGGCCAAGGACGTGAACCTGTCGGTTCCGCTGGTCGTGCGGCTCGAAGGCACCAATGTCGATGCCGGCAAGGAAATCCTCGAGAATTCCGGCCTGCCGATCGTCAGTGCCAACGACCTCGGCGATGCAGCCAGGAAGATCGTCGCCGAAGTCAAGAAGGCCGCGTGA
- a CDS encoding 3'(2'),5'-bisphosphate nucleotidase CysQ — protein sequence MIDSDRLEEIVHEAGQIALRQWPGAGHEVDIWEKSPGNPVCAADLAVDTFLKRELGALLPAAGWLSEETADEAGRLARDLIWLVDPIDGTRDFIRGRKGWAVSVCLVSSGRPLIGLLAAPARGESWRGVAGQGSYRNGERLVASQRGEFSGARVPAAALPKADSDLVAVEQPNSIALRAAMVAADEADLLATLRWGFEWDIGAAALIAREAGAAVTDAFGRPLGYNKRDPRAFGVLVSSASIHEAAVERLAERAAKLVVDKPQL from the coding sequence ATGATTGACAGCGACCGCCTAGAAGAAATTGTCCACGAAGCCGGGCAGATTGCCCTGCGCCAGTGGCCCGGTGCAGGGCACGAGGTGGATATCTGGGAGAAGTCGCCGGGCAACCCCGTGTGCGCCGCCGACCTGGCGGTCGACACCTTCCTCAAGCGCGAACTGGGCGCGTTGCTGCCGGCCGCGGGCTGGCTTTCCGAGGAGACTGCGGACGAGGCGGGACGCCTCGCGCGCGACCTCATCTGGCTGGTCGATCCGATCGACGGAACCCGCGATTTCATTCGCGGGCGCAAGGGCTGGGCCGTTTCCGTCTGCCTCGTAAGTTCCGGCCGCCCTCTGATCGGGCTGCTCGCCGCACCGGCTCGGGGCGAAAGCTGGCGCGGGGTGGCCGGACAGGGCTCGTACCGCAACGGCGAGCGACTGGTTGCTTCCCAGCGCGGGGAGTTCTCGGGCGCTCGTGTCCCGGCCGCCGCACTGCCGAAAGCGGACAGCGACCTGGTCGCGGTCGAGCAGCCCAATTCGATCGCGCTGCGCGCAGCAATGGTCGCCGCCGACGAGGCGGACTTGCTGGCGACGCTGCGCTGGGGCTTCGAATGGGACATCGGCGCAGCCGCGCTGATCGCGCGGGAAGCGGGCGCCGCAGTCACCGACGCCTTCGGCAGGCCGCTCGGCTACAACAAGCGCGATCCGCGTGCCTTCGGCGTGCTGGTCAGCTCGGCCAGCATCCACGAGGCGGCGGTCGAGCGACTGGCGGAGCGCGCGGCGAAGCTGGTGGTCGACAAGCCGCAACTCTAG